TGGGATACCTGACGGGGTACCAGAAGCCCCAGTTCCTCCCCTGGTACCGGGAGTTCTCCGCCCTTGCGCGGCTCATCGGCTCGCGGCTCGACATGAACGCCTCGGGCTCGCATCTCGTCGGGGACTACCTCCGGGCCTACCGGGACGACAGCCGGGGGTTCGCCGGCGTCAAGGAAGGGCTCGCGCGCATCTCGGAGGTCGCCCACCGGTCCGGAGCGCGCGTCGCGCTCTTCGTCCACCCCATCCTCTACCGGCTGGACGATCGGTACCCGTTCGCCGGCATCCACGCGAAGGTGCTCGCGGCCGCCCGCGGCGCCGGCATGGAGGCGTTCGATCTGTTCGACGCGTTTCGAGGCAGGGACGGGGTGTCTCTCTGGGTCCATCCGAGCGACCAGCATCCGAACGAGGAGGCCCACCGGATCGCCGCCGAGTTCGCGGCCGAACGGCTGCTGCCCCTGCTCCCGAGCTGCCCTTGAGAGGTGCGGTCAGCGGGGCTTCGCGGCCCCCGCCTTGACGGCGAGCGTGTTGACCTTCGTCGAGAGGACCGCGAAGAAGTTCGGCTTGTCCGAGTTGTAGACGCTGTCGATGACCCCGTCGGGGCGGACGATGATGAGGGTCGGCGTCGAGACCACCCGCAGCTTCGAGGTGAAGGCGCGCCCGGCGTCCTCGAGGACCGGGAACCCGATCCCCGCCTCGTCCTCGTATTTCCTCAGGTCCTCCGCCGTGGCCCCCTCCTTGAGGGTCGCGACCGACACGACGTTCAGGTACTTCGGGTGGTACGTCTTCTGCGCGAGGACGATCTGCGGCATGATGTGGCGCGAGTAATCGCAGTGCGGCCCCCAGTAGAAGATGGCGGTGACGTGGCCGGGGCCCACGAAGCTCGTGAGGCTCACGCTCTTCGCCGTGCCGAACTCCGGAAGCGAGATGTCCGGGAGCTTCGACCCGATGAAATCGGCGACGGGGTAGTACCTCTCCATGCCGAACACCGCCGGAGGATCCTCCCCGCGCGACGACATCAGGATCGCCTCCTTCACGGCGATCCCCTTGAACACCTCCTGCTTGAGCGACGAGGCGCCGGTGAAGCAGAAGACCCCCTTGGAATCGACGAGCGAGATCGCGGGGACGATCGCCACACCCAGCGTCCGCTGCACGCGGGCGTCCTGATCGAGGATGACGGGGACGTCGAGCCTCAGGGCTTTCAGCCTGCCCGTCATCTCGGCCACCGGCTGCCCGGCGGCGACCCGCGTCACCGCGTAGAGCGCGACCTTCTTCCCCGGACCCGACCTCACGAAGTCCCGGACATCGGCGAGAATCCCCTCAGAGACCTGGTACCCCGGGAGGAAGTAGGCGAAGACGATGGTCCGTTGCCCGAGATCGGCCGCGAGATCGAGCGTGGCGGGAGCGTCGGCCCCGGGGAGGAGCGCGCTGACCTTGATGGGGGGAAACGCGATCCCCTCCGACGCCCTCGTGTCCGCCGGGCTCGCCGGCGCCAGCGCGGCCTCGGGGACGGACGTCGCGCTGTCCCGCGAGGACTCGCGCCCCGTGGAAGGGGGGGCGTCGGGAGAGGCTACAGGAGTCGCGTGGCCGGAAAGGATGAGGAGCGCGGCGAGCAACCCGAAGACCCGAACCGTCACCGCCGTCGCCCGCATGAGGCCGGGATTATAGGTTGCCATGCCGCCGAAATCCGGAGTATTCTCGGTCCAACTTCCTCGCGGGGCCGGGGTTCGAGCCCCGTGCACGTCGAGCCCACAAACCCCGTCAGGCCCGGAAGGGAGCAGCGGTACGTGATCTCTCGGTGGTGCCACGGGTCCCCTTGGACCCTTCCCGCGGGGAAGCCTTCCCGGCACGAAGGTGACCGATGACGGCGAAGGCCTCCTATCTCGCCCTTGCGCGGCGCTACCGCCCCGCGTCGTTCGACGACGTCATCGGGCAGTCCGCCGCCGTCTCGACGCTGAAGAACGCCGTGGCGACGGGGCGCCTCCACCACGCCTACCTCTTCTCCGGCATCCGGGGCGTCGGCAAGACGACGGCCGCGCGCCTCTTCGCCCGCGCCCTCAACTGCGCGAAGGGGCCGACCCCCGATCCCTGCGGGGAGTGCGACCCGTGCCGGGAGATCGCCTCGGGCCTCTCCATGGACGTCATCGAGATCGACGCCGCGAGCAACCGGGGCGTCGACGACGTGGAGCCGCTGCGCGAGGCCGCGCGCTACGCGCCGTCGAGGGATCGGTACAAGGTCTTCATCCTCGACGAAGTCCACATGCTCTCGAACGCGGCGTTCAACTCGCTCCTCAAGATCCTCGAGGAGCCCCCGCCGCGCATCGTCTGGATCCTCGCGACGACGGAGCACCGGAAGGTACCCCCGACGGTCGTCTCCCGCTGCCAGCACTTCGAGTTCCACAGGGTCGAGCGGGCCGAGATCGTGGCCTGCCTCGAGCGGATTGCCGCGCGCGAGTCGGTCGACGTCGATCGCGCCGGGCTCGAGGTGATCGCCGCCGCCGCCGCGGGGAGCGTCCGGGACGCCGTGAGCCTCCTCGACCAGGCGATCGCGTACGCCGGGCCGAAGGCGACGGTCGACGACGTGCGCGCCGCGATCGGCGCGATCGATCGCCGCGCCGTCCTCGAGTTCCTGAGGCTGGTGGCCGCGCGCGACGGAGCCGGTCTGCTCGAGCGCATCGCCGCCCTCGCCGAGGGGGGGGCCGAGTTCTCGCAGTTCACCTCGGCGCTCGTCTCGACCGCCCGCGACACCGCGATGGCGCGGTTCACCCCGCCGGGGTCGAAGGCCCTGAGCGTCACCGCGGACGAGGAGAAGGAGCTCCGCGAGCTGGCGTCGTCCTTCAGCGACGACGGGCTGCTGCGCGTCTTCCACGCGCTCCTCGACCTGCCGTTCGCGATCCGGAACGCAGCCCAGCCGCGCTTCGTGCTCGAGGCGGCGGCGCTGAGGCTCGCCCGCCTCGCGGACCTCGCGCCGATCGAGGAGGTCATCGCGCGGCTTCAGGGGGGATCCGCCCCGGCGGCGGGGAGCGCCCCGCGAGCCGGCGGTCCGGCCGCTACGCCTTCCGCGCGCCCCGCGCAGGCGGCCCCGGGCGCTCTCGCGCCTCCCTCCCCCGCTCCCGGGGCGACCCCCGAGGCGGGCGGATTTCGCGAGCGACTCCTCGCCGCGGTCCAGTCGAAGAAGATGTCGCTCCGCACCTACCTCGAGATGGCGCGCCGCGTGGCGCTCGACGGCGACGTCGTCGAGATCGCCTTCGGCGAGAAGCAGAGCTTCTCCCGCGACGCGATCGAGACGGCGGACGCACGGGCCACGATCGAGGCGGCGGCGTCGGAGATCGCCGGCCGGCCGGTGCGCGTGCGGACGGCCCTCGAGGCGCCGGGCCAGGACGAGCCGGCGCCCGAGGCCGCTCCGGCCCGGCGCGACCGGCTCATCGAGGCGGCGATGAAACAGCCCGAAGTCCGCATGGTGATGGAGACGTTCCGCGGACAGATCGTGGACATCCAGGAGATCTCGTGATGGTGAACATCAACAAGCTCCTCAAGCAGGCTCAGAAGATGCAGGAGGACATCGCGAAGCAGATGGAGGGCCTCGAGGTCGAGGGGTCGGCCGGCGGCGGCGCGGTGAAGATCACGATGAACGGGAAGAAGGAGATCCTCTCGGTCGCGATCGGCAAGGACGCGATCGATCCCGACGACCTCCACCTCCTCGAGGATCTCGTGAAGGCGGCGGCCAACGACGCCGTCGCCAGGGTGGACGACGAGCTCTCGGGGACGCTCGGCGGCGCGATGCCTCCCGGGTTCCCGGTCGCTTGAGGCGCGCGCGCTGATGCCGACCTTCGCGGAGCCCCTCGCCCGGCTGATGGAGGCCCTGAAGTCGCTTCCGGGGGTCGGGGCGAAGAGCGCCCAGAGGATGGCCTTTCACGTCCTGAAGGCGCGCCGGAGCGAGGTCGAAGCGCTCGCCGCCGCCCTCCTCGAGGTGAAGGATCGCCTGGCGCTCTGCTCGACGTGCTTCAACATCGCCGAGAGCGAGACCTGCCCCATCTGCGCCGACCCCGGCCGCGAGCGCAGCCAGATCTGCGTGGTCGAGGAGCCGGGCAACGTCGGCGTGATCGAGCGGGCGGGCGGGTTCCGGGGGTTGTACCATGTCCTGCACGGATCGCTCTCCCCGCTGCACGGCGTGGGCCCGGAACAGCTGAAGGTCGTCGAGCTCATCGCCCGGATCCGGGGCGGGGGCGTCCGGGAGGTCATCATCGCGACCAACCCGACCGTGGACGGAGAGACCACGGCGACCCATCTCAACTCGCTGATCCAGCCTTTCGGCGTGGAGGTGAGCCGCATCGCCATGGGCCTTCCGGTGGGCTCGGACATCGACTACGTGGATGAGGTCACGGTCTCGAGGGCGCTCTCGGGGCGCCACAAGCTGTGAGGCCGCAGACTGTGAGGCGATGATGCGGGAGCGTGGCTCGCTCGGCGTCTTCCTCGACGAGTGCCGCAAGAACTTCTCGCAGACCGGGGCGCTCGCCCCGAGCTCGCGGGCGCTCGCCGCCGCGATGGCCGCCTACGTCTCGAGCATGGACGCCCCCCGGCGGCTCCTCGAGGTCGGCGCCGGCACGGGCGTCGTGACCGGCGAGATCATCCGCCGCATGGGACCGTACGATCATCTCGACATCTACGAGATCAACCCCGTCTTCGCCGACATGATCGAGGCGCGCCTCGCCGCAGATCCCGAGTTCGAGTCGGGACGCGGCCGGACGACCCTGTACCGGAAGGACGTGCTGGGCCTGCCGCGCGAGGCCGCCTACGACGTCATCGTGTCGAGCCTGCCGCTGAACAACTTCGACCCGGAGAAGGTCCGCGAGTTCCTCGACACCTTCATGACCCACCTCGTGCCGGGCGGCGTCCTCTCGTACTTCGAGTACGTCCTCGTCCGGACGGTGAAGCGGTGCCTGTCGACGGCCGCAGAGCGCGAGCGCCTGAGGCGGGTCGGCCTGGTGACCGACGAGTTCGTCCGCCGCTACCAGATCCGGAGCGAGCCGGTCCTCCTGAACCTCCCCCCGGCGGTCGCCCGCCACCTCGTCAGGCCGGCCACTCGCGCCGCCGCGGCCCCCCGGACCGCCTCGTCGCTCCGCCCCGCGGCCGCCATCCAGTAAAGGTTAGGCTGAACCGTGACCCGGCAGCCCCGGCGCATTGCCCGGTCCATAGGGCTGCTGTATATTGGCCGCCGCTCGCAACGGGAGCCCGTTCGAGACGCGCCCAGTAGAAACGACCCGCCGAGGTGCCCTGCATGCCCCTGGCCGACACGGTGATGTATGAAGAGGAGTTCAAGCAGATACAGGACATCCTCAGCCGCCTTCGCCAGGAGGCCAACGCCCGCGCCGCATTCCTGATCGATCGCAACGGACAGCAGATCGCCGCGACCGGGGAGAACCTCGAGACGATGGACTCCACGTCGCTCGCCAGCCTCACGGCCGGAAACGTCGCCTCCACCGACGCGCTCGCGAAGCTGATCGGCGAGAAGGAGTTCTCCATCCTCTTTCACGAGGGGGAGAAGGACAACCTCCACATCTCCCTGATCGGCGGGAAGATCATCATGGTCATCCTCTTCGACGAGCGGTCGTCCCTCGGGCTGGTCCGCCTGCGCACGCGCAAGGCGACGGGCGAGCTGACGGCGGTCTTCGAGGCCATCGACCGCAAGCAGGCCGACGACCGGGCGAAGGGGGGGAACGCCGAGTCACCGTTCGCCGAGATCACCGACGCCGACATCGATTCCCTCTTCTCGTCCTGACCCGCCGATGACCTTCATCAACTACGCGTCCCGCGAGATCAACTGCAAGCTGGTCTACTACGGCCCCGGCCTCGGCGGGAAGACCACGAACCTCCAGTACATCTACGAGAAGACGAACCCCGACGCGAAGGGAAAGCTGATCTCCCTCGCGACGGAGACCGATCGAACCCTCTTCTTCGACTTCCTCCCGCTCGAGCTGGGGACGATCCGCGGCTTCCGCACCCGGTTCCACCTGTACACGGTCCCCGGGCAGGTCTTCTACGACGCCTCGCGGAAGCTGATCCTCAAGGGATGCGACGGCGTGATCTTCGTCGCCGACTCCCAGGACGCGCGCATGGACGCGAACGTGGAATCGCTGAAGAACCTGGTCGACAACCTCAAGTCCGCCGGCTACGACCTGAAGGCGATGCCGTACGTCCTCCAGTTCAACAAGCGCGACCTCCCCACCGCCCTCCCCGTCGAGGAGATGACGAAGCTCCTCAGGTATAAAGATGAAGAGATCTTCGAGGGGGTGGCCGTCAAAGGGACGGGCGTCTTCGAGACGCTCAAGGCGCTGGCCAAGCTGGTGCTGGTGGAGCTGAAGAAGACCAAGTGAGGCCGCCGCCCCGGCGGTTGACGCGACGGCGGGCGTCTGATAGCCTGCCGGGCTTCCAGATCAGCCATCTCCCTATCCGTGCGGCGGAAGGCGCAGGGCGCTTGCGGGTGCCGCCAGGGGTCGGGAAGGCCACCGGAGTCACGAGATGAACTACGCAATCGTCGAGATCGGCGGGACGCAGCACCGGGTCGCCCCGGGCGACACCATCAAGGTGCAGCGCCTGGCGGCCGAAGCGGGCGGCAACATCACGCTCCAGAAAGTCCTGCTGGTGCAGTCAGGCGAGACGATGAAGGTCGGCGCGCCGTACGTCGCGGGAGCCGAGGTCACGGCCACGGTCCTCGGCGAGAAGAAGGCGCGCAAGATTCTTGTTTTCAAGAAGAAGCGCCGCAAGCAGTACCGGCGACTCAACGGCCACCGCCAGATCCTCACCTCGCTCCAAATCCAGGAAATCCGCTCGGGGAGTTGAACGATGGCTCACAAGAAAGCGGGGGGCAGCTCCCGCAA
This window of the Acidobacteriota bacterium genome carries:
- a CDS encoding TlpA family protein disulfide reductase, producing the protein MATYNPGLMRATAVTVRVFGLLAALLILSGHATPVASPDAPPSTGRESSRDSATSVPEAALAPASPADTRASEGIAFPPIKVSALLPGADAPATLDLAADLGQRTIVFAYFLPGYQVSEGILADVRDFVRSGPGKKVALYAVTRVAAGQPVAEMTGRLKALRLDVPVILDQDARVQRTLGVAIVPAISLVDSKGVFCFTGASSLKQEVFKGIAVKEAILMSSRGEDPPAVFGMERYYPVADFIGSKLPDISLPEFGTAKSVSLTSFVGPGHVTAIFYWGPHCDYSRHIMPQIVLAQKTYHPKYLNVVSVATLKEGATAEDLRKYEDEAGIGFPVLEDAGRAFTSKLRVVSTPTLIIVRPDGVIDSVYNSDKPNFFAVLSTKVNTLAVKAGAAKPR
- the dnaX gene encoding DNA polymerase III subunit gamma/tau; protein product: MTAKASYLALARRYRPASFDDVIGQSAAVSTLKNAVATGRLHHAYLFSGIRGVGKTTAARLFARALNCAKGPTPDPCGECDPCREIASGLSMDVIEIDAASNRGVDDVEPLREAARYAPSRDRYKVFILDEVHMLSNAAFNSLLKILEEPPPRIVWILATTEHRKVPPTVVSRCQHFEFHRVERAEIVACLERIAARESVDVDRAGLEVIAAAAAGSVRDAVSLLDQAIAYAGPKATVDDVRAAIGAIDRRAVLEFLRLVAARDGAGLLERIAALAEGGAEFSQFTSALVSTARDTAMARFTPPGSKALSVTADEEKELRELASSFSDDGLLRVFHALLDLPFAIRNAAQPRFVLEAAALRLARLADLAPIEEVIARLQGGSAPAAGSAPRAGGPAATPSARPAQAAPGALAPPSPAPGATPEAGGFRERLLAAVQSKKMSLRTYLEMARRVALDGDVVEIAFGEKQSFSRDAIETADARATIEAAASEIAGRPVRVRTALEAPGQDEPAPEAAPARRDRLIEAAMKQPEVRMVMETFRGQIVDIQEIS
- a CDS encoding YbaB/EbfC family nucleoid-associated protein — protein: MVNINKLLKQAQKMQEDIAKQMEGLEVEGSAGGGAVKITMNGKKEILSVAIGKDAIDPDDLHLLEDLVKAAANDAVARVDDELSGTLGGAMPPGFPVA
- the recR gene encoding recombination protein RecR; this encodes MPTFAEPLARLMEALKSLPGVGAKSAQRMAFHVLKARRSEVEALAAALLEVKDRLALCSTCFNIAESETCPICADPGRERSQICVVEEPGNVGVIERAGGFRGLYHVLHGSLSPLHGVGPEQLKVVELIARIRGGGVREVIIATNPTVDGETTATHLNSLIQPFGVEVSRIAMGLPVGSDIDYVDEVTVSRALSGRHKL
- a CDS encoding methyltransferase domain-containing protein codes for the protein MMRERGSLGVFLDECRKNFSQTGALAPSSRALAAAMAAYVSSMDAPRRLLEVGAGTGVVTGEIIRRMGPYDHLDIYEINPVFADMIEARLAADPEFESGRGRTTLYRKDVLGLPREAAYDVIVSSLPLNNFDPEKVREFLDTFMTHLVPGGVLSYFEYVLVRTVKRCLSTAAERERLRRVGLVTDEFVRRYQIRSEPVLLNLPPAVARHLVRPATRAAAAPRTASSLRPAAAIQ
- a CDS encoding roadblock/LC7 domain-containing protein — protein: MPLADTVMYEEEFKQIQDILSRLRQEANARAAFLIDRNGQQIAATGENLETMDSTSLASLTAGNVASTDALAKLIGEKEFSILFHEGEKDNLHISLIGGKIIMVILFDERSSLGLVRLRTRKATGELTAVFEAIDRKQADDRAKGGNAESPFAEITDADIDSLFSS
- a CDS encoding gliding-motility protein MglA, translated to MTFINYASREINCKLVYYGPGLGGKTTNLQYIYEKTNPDAKGKLISLATETDRTLFFDFLPLELGTIRGFRTRFHLYTVPGQVFYDASRKLILKGCDGVIFVADSQDARMDANVESLKNLVDNLKSAGYDLKAMPYVLQFNKRDLPTALPVEEMTKLLRYKDEEIFEGVAVKGTGVFETLKALAKLVLVELKKTK
- the rplU gene encoding 50S ribosomal protein L21 gives rise to the protein MNYAIVEIGGTQHRVAPGDTIKVQRLAAEAGGNITLQKVLLVQSGETMKVGAPYVAGAEVTATVLGEKKARKILVFKKKRRKQYRRLNGHRQILTSLQIQEIRSGS